A single window of Alosa alosa isolate M-15738 ecotype Scorff River chromosome 11, AALO_Geno_1.1, whole genome shotgun sequence DNA harbors:
- the si:dkey-246g23.4 gene encoding monocarboxylate transporter 13 isoform X1 encodes MTFFRCGSQGELRPLITPKMEPRVRGQAVRRGSPPDGGYGWFIVFSCFLVFGLTFGVIKSFGVFYVEIHHYFATTATGSSWITSIAVATIHIGAPVGAALSECFSHRSVVILGGLLSSVGMVAGAYAQNLVQLYITVGFITGFGYALTWTPTVTMLGWYFDQRRPMANALASTGECIITFVLTPLFQLLVDHYSWRGAMLVQGAIQLNLCVCGALLRPLRAPARAPQQQRDGEVVEEEEMEAPASTTMKLNMDSDIKAVPIHTDHDAAKSGTSCVDSDVQRYVDYTLVTNVHFMVYSLFGVFAALGFFAPALFLVPYARTQGLDEYEAAMLVSLSAVLDLIGRVVFGWVANLRLAKTTVRQLTASVLALGTVLLLCPLATTFGQLVAFCMAYGLAYGATVSTHITVLAEVVGAERLGSAIGFFMLIRSTGGLLGPPIAGFFIDKMSDYGTGFLMAGVALIVSALFLLLLDQMSRRGRGLNRKGDRMHPESKKEGEELNKWTNVCQKDGRGLEQDV; translated from the exons ATGACTTTCTTCAG ATGTGGTTCTCAGGGTGAGCTCCGCCCGCTCATCACCCCCAAGATGGAACCTCGTGTGCGGGGTCAAGCCGTGAGACGGGGGTCCCCTCCGGATGGAGGCTACGGCTGGTTTATCGTCTTCTCCTGCTTCCTGGTATTCGGCCTGACGTTCGGCGTCATTAAGTCCTTCGGCGTCTTCTACGTGGAGATCCATCACTACTTTGCCACCACGGCGACGGGGAGCTCCTGGATCACCTCCATCGCCGTAGCAACCATTCACATCGGAG CTCCTGTAGGGGCAGCGCTGAGTGAGTGCTTCAGCCACAGGTCAGTGGTGATTCTAGGGGGGCTACTCAGCAGCGTGGGAATGGTGGCTGGAGCCTACGCACAGAACCTCGTCCAGCTCTACATCACTGTGGGTTTCATCACAG GTTTTGGCTACGCTCTGACCTGGACACCCACGGTCACCATGCTGGGCTGGTACTTTGATCAGCGGCGTCCAATGGCCAACGCGCTAGCCAGCACGGGCGAGTGCATCATCACCTTTGTCTTGACACCGCTCTTCCAGCTGCTGGTGGACCACTACTCCTGGCGCGGAGCGATGCTGGTGCAGGGGGCCATCCAgctcaatctgtgtgtgtgcggggccCTGCTCAGGCCTCTCAGGGCCCCTGCGAGGGCCCCGCAACAGCAGAGGGatggggaggtggtggaggaggaggagatggaggctcCAGCCAGCACCACTATGAAGTTAAATATGGACTCTGACATTAAGGCAGTGCCAATCCACACCGACCACGATGCCGCCAAGTCTGGGACATCGTGTGTAGACTCGGACGTGCAGCGCTACGTGGACTACACCCTGGTCACCAACGTCCACTTCATGGTGTACTCTCTGTTCGGTGTGTTTGCGGCTCTGGGCTTCTTCGCGCCAGCACTCTTCCTGGTGCCGTACGCACGCACCCAGGGCCTGGACGAGTACGAGGCGGCGATGCTGGTGTCGCTGTCGGCAGTGCTGGACCTGATCGGACGCGTCGTCTTCGGCTGGGTGGCTAACCTGAGGCTGGCAAAGACCACCGTGCGCCAGCTGACCGCCTCTGTCCTGGCACTGGGCaccgtgctgctgctgtgcccaCTGGCCACCACCTTCGGGCAGCTGGTTGCCTTTTGCATGGCGTATGGCCTGGCATACGGCGCCACTGTCTCCACGCACATCACCGTGCTGGCCGAGGTGGTGGGGGCGGAGAGGCTGGGCAGTGCCATCGGGTTCTTCATGCTCATCCGCAGCACCGGGGGTCTGCTCGGACCTCCCATCGCAG GGTTCTTCATTGACAAGATGAGTGACTACGGCACTGGCTTCCTCATGGCAGGTGTGGCCCTTATAGTCTCTGCCCTCTTCCTGCTTCTGCTGGACCAGATGAGCAGGAGGGGGCGAGGCCTGAACAGGAAAGGTGACCGCATGCACccagagagcaagaaagaaggGGAGGAGCTGAATAAATGGACAAACGTTTGTCAGAAAGATGGGAGGGGCTTGGAACAAGATGTCTAG
- the si:dkey-246g23.4 gene encoding monocarboxylate transporter 13 isoform X2, which translates to MEPRVRGQAVRRGSPPDGGYGWFIVFSCFLVFGLTFGVIKSFGVFYVEIHHYFATTATGSSWITSIAVATIHIGAPVGAALSECFSHRSVVILGGLLSSVGMVAGAYAQNLVQLYITVGFITGFGYALTWTPTVTMLGWYFDQRRPMANALASTGECIITFVLTPLFQLLVDHYSWRGAMLVQGAIQLNLCVCGALLRPLRAPARAPQQQRDGEVVEEEEMEAPASTTMKLNMDSDIKAVPIHTDHDAAKSGTSCVDSDVQRYVDYTLVTNVHFMVYSLFGVFAALGFFAPALFLVPYARTQGLDEYEAAMLVSLSAVLDLIGRVVFGWVANLRLAKTTVRQLTASVLALGTVLLLCPLATTFGQLVAFCMAYGLAYGATVSTHITVLAEVVGAERLGSAIGFFMLIRSTGGLLGPPIAGFFIDKMSDYGTGFLMAGVALIVSALFLLLLDQMSRRGRGLNRKGDRMHPESKKEGEELNKWTNVCQKDGRGLEQDV; encoded by the exons ATGGAACCTCGTGTGCGGGGTCAAGCCGTGAGACGGGGGTCCCCTCCGGATGGAGGCTACGGCTGGTTTATCGTCTTCTCCTGCTTCCTGGTATTCGGCCTGACGTTCGGCGTCATTAAGTCCTTCGGCGTCTTCTACGTGGAGATCCATCACTACTTTGCCACCACGGCGACGGGGAGCTCCTGGATCACCTCCATCGCCGTAGCAACCATTCACATCGGAG CTCCTGTAGGGGCAGCGCTGAGTGAGTGCTTCAGCCACAGGTCAGTGGTGATTCTAGGGGGGCTACTCAGCAGCGTGGGAATGGTGGCTGGAGCCTACGCACAGAACCTCGTCCAGCTCTACATCACTGTGGGTTTCATCACAG GTTTTGGCTACGCTCTGACCTGGACACCCACGGTCACCATGCTGGGCTGGTACTTTGATCAGCGGCGTCCAATGGCCAACGCGCTAGCCAGCACGGGCGAGTGCATCATCACCTTTGTCTTGACACCGCTCTTCCAGCTGCTGGTGGACCACTACTCCTGGCGCGGAGCGATGCTGGTGCAGGGGGCCATCCAgctcaatctgtgtgtgtgcggggccCTGCTCAGGCCTCTCAGGGCCCCTGCGAGGGCCCCGCAACAGCAGAGGGatggggaggtggtggaggaggaggagatggaggctcCAGCCAGCACCACTATGAAGTTAAATATGGACTCTGACATTAAGGCAGTGCCAATCCACACCGACCACGATGCCGCCAAGTCTGGGACATCGTGTGTAGACTCGGACGTGCAGCGCTACGTGGACTACACCCTGGTCACCAACGTCCACTTCATGGTGTACTCTCTGTTCGGTGTGTTTGCGGCTCTGGGCTTCTTCGCGCCAGCACTCTTCCTGGTGCCGTACGCACGCACCCAGGGCCTGGACGAGTACGAGGCGGCGATGCTGGTGTCGCTGTCGGCAGTGCTGGACCTGATCGGACGCGTCGTCTTCGGCTGGGTGGCTAACCTGAGGCTGGCAAAGACCACCGTGCGCCAGCTGACCGCCTCTGTCCTGGCACTGGGCaccgtgctgctgctgtgcccaCTGGCCACCACCTTCGGGCAGCTGGTTGCCTTTTGCATGGCGTATGGCCTGGCATACGGCGCCACTGTCTCCACGCACATCACCGTGCTGGCCGAGGTGGTGGGGGCGGAGAGGCTGGGCAGTGCCATCGGGTTCTTCATGCTCATCCGCAGCACCGGGGGTCTGCTCGGACCTCCCATCGCAG GGTTCTTCATTGACAAGATGAGTGACTACGGCACTGGCTTCCTCATGGCAGGTGTGGCCCTTATAGTCTCTGCCCTCTTCCTGCTTCTGCTGGACCAGATGAGCAGGAGGGGGCGAGGCCTGAACAGGAAAGGTGACCGCATGCACccagagagcaagaaagaaggGGAGGAGCTGAATAAATGGACAAACGTTTGTCAGAAAGATGGGAGGGGCTTGGAACAAGATGTCTAG